A single region of the Mycobacterium lentiflavum genome encodes:
- a CDS encoding PPE family protein, with the protein MVDFGALPPEINSTRMYAGPGPLSLSAAATAWDNLAAELHFVASSYRTVIAGLTTGRWMGPSSLSMASAFGPYVAWTTGAAARAAEAAGQARLAVEAYEAAFAMTVPPPVVFANRAQLATLTATNYFGQNSPAIAANEAQYGEMWAQDAAAMYQYAANSAIATDVTPFTDAPQVTDTNGLTSQEVAVAKATGLSAGDQAAMQSLVQTVPSTLDAMSTPVSFASTSLLGDTASGLAGLGLDPTTVSTLSNVAAIWIMAVPTPLYALSSLFGIAQSSQAMGMATVPIGADAAAAGVGAAEAATAGAAGLGNAGVLGTMGSAASLGPLSIPQGWTSVIPPAPVGGAVTALPGAAAGASSMPSMLGGVPLRAPGSGAGPTPGPRYGLVPTVMAQPPSAGYG; encoded by the coding sequence GTGGTCGATTTTGGCGCGCTGCCGCCGGAGATCAACTCCACCAGGATGTATGCCGGGCCCGGCCCGTTGTCGTTGTCTGCCGCCGCGACGGCCTGGGACAACCTCGCCGCGGAGCTGCATTTCGTCGCGAGCTCGTACCGGACGGTGATTGCCGGCCTGACCACCGGACGGTGGATGGGGCCGTCGTCGCTGTCCATGGCATCCGCCTTCGGTCCTTACGTGGCATGGACGACGGGGGCAGCCGCGCGGGCCGCCGAGGCGGCGGGCCAAGCCAGACTTGCCGTGGAGGCTTACGAGGCCGCGTTCGCGATGACCGTCCCACCTCCGGTGGTGTTCGCTAACCGCGCCCAACTCGCAACGCTGACCGCCACCAACTACTTCGGCCAGAACTCGCCGGCGATCGCGGCTAACGAAGCCCAGTACGGCGAGATGTGGGCGCAGGACGCCGCGGCGATGTACCAATACGCCGCGAACTCCGCGATCGCGACCGACGTAACACCCTTCACCGACGCACCACAAGTGACGGATACGAACGGGTTGACCTCCCAAGAGGTCGCGGTCGCCAAGGCTACTGGCCTCTCGGCAGGCGATCAGGCGGCGATGCAGAGCCTGGTGCAGACGGTGCCCTCGACCCTGGACGCGATGTCGACGCCGGTCAGCTTCGCGTCCACGAGTCTGCTCGGGGACACGGCCTCGGGATTGGCCGGCTTGGGGCTCGACCCGACAACCGTTTCCACGCTCAGCAACGTCGCGGCCATCTGGATCATGGCCGTGCCTACTCCGCTGTATGCGCTGTCCAGCCTCTTTGGCATCGCCCAGAGCAGCCAAGCCATGGGGATGGCCACTGTCCCCATCGGCGCCGACGCCGCCGCGGCAGGCGTCGGCGCCGCCGAAGCGGCCACTGCCGGCGCGGCCGGGCTGGGTAACGCGGGCGTGCTCGGCACCATGGGCTCGGCAGCCTCCTTGGGGCCGCTTTCGATTCCGCAGGGTTGGACGAGCGTGATTCCGCCGGCACCGGTCGGCGGCGCCGTGACAGCCCTGCCCGGCGCCGCGGCCGGTGCATCTTCGATGCCAAGCATGTTGGGCGGAGTGCCATTGCGGGCTCCGGGCAGCGGCGCAGGCCCCACCCCCGGGCCGCGCTACGGCTTGGTCCCCACCGTCATGGCACAGCCACCGTCCGCCGGGTACGGATAA
- a CDS encoding dTDP-4-dehydrorhamnose 3,5-epimerase family protein, with protein MKYSPTRIAGVTIVDIEPTSDHRGFVSQSFSAQEFAEIGLMGDVVQTEILFNHTRGTVRGLHRQPPPSTEARLIRCTRGAIAEVVVDLRPESPSYGDHVIVELSADNHRALFVPPHFAHGFQTLRDKTEVSIQISGAQAPSGAEGFRFSEPEFGIKWPLPVTVISEADASWPKLAPAGKDVVVKVDVDRLLAERSTCDPPAIMARPVRWPVHLSEYGSPSGTRFAMDDLRHHHETGSA; from the coding sequence GTGAAGTATTCGCCTACGCGCATCGCGGGGGTCACGATCGTCGACATCGAACCCACCAGCGATCATCGCGGGTTCGTCTCGCAGTCCTTCTCCGCCCAGGAATTCGCCGAAATCGGGCTGATGGGCGATGTGGTGCAGACGGAAATATTGTTCAACCACACCCGGGGCACGGTGCGCGGCCTACACCGTCAGCCACCACCGTCCACCGAGGCGAGGCTCATTCGCTGCACTCGCGGTGCGATCGCCGAAGTCGTGGTGGACTTGCGTCCTGAGTCGCCCAGCTACGGCGATCACGTCATTGTGGAGTTGAGCGCCGACAACCACCGGGCGCTGTTCGTCCCGCCTCATTTCGCGCACGGATTCCAGACCCTGCGGGACAAGACCGAAGTAAGCATCCAGATCAGCGGCGCCCAGGCGCCCTCCGGCGCAGAGGGCTTTCGGTTCAGCGAACCGGAGTTCGGAATCAAATGGCCGCTGCCGGTCACGGTGATCTCCGAAGCGGACGCCAGCTGGCCGAAATTGGCGCCCGCCGGAAAAGACGTCGTCGTCAAGGTGGATGTCGACCGGCTGTTGGCCGAACGGTCGACGTGCGATCCCCCCGCTATCATGGCGCGCCCCGTGCGCTGGCCCGTTCACCTCAGCGAATACGGCTCGCCATCCGGAACGCGGTTCGCTATGGACGACCTTCGACATCACCACGAAACCGGGTCGGCGTAG
- a CDS encoding sugar transferase, which yields MSEAALTLPTTGGRNLRRWQKKYAIRVRVTDALIVTGSVMLAQLIRFGGSPSASGYDGAVMTLFSVVFALLWLSSLEIFQTRSTRVIGGGLDEYRRVAHASFQTFGIIAIITLLAKIELARGYLAVALPVGTLGLLVSRNMWRRYVGRKRAQGAYQTRVLAIGDRSGVEHLARELLRNPKDGYAMVGVCIPGYGLPHGETLEVSGQEIPILGDDTHAAAGISACGADTVAVARTEQFGEQRIRELMWQLETMDIDLVVSPGVMDVANARLALRPYAGFPLLHVEKPQYEETNRFQKRAFDFCFALAAIVVTFPVMLVCAVAIRLTSKGPVFYRAERIGLDGKPFTMLKFRTMVDGADQQVEDLLARNDSAGGVLFKMREDPRITRVGKVLRKLSIDELPQFINVLKQDMSVVGPRPPLRREVDTYDVEARRRLLVKPGVTGLWQVSGRSDLSWEDSVRLDLSYVDNWSMAGDLMIVAKTIKVVLVGDGAY from the coding sequence GTGTCTGAAGCCGCGCTTACCTTGCCAACCACCGGTGGCCGCAACCTCCGTCGGTGGCAAAAGAAGTATGCGATCCGCGTGCGGGTCACCGACGCGTTGATCGTCACCGGCTCGGTGATGCTGGCGCAGTTGATCCGGTTCGGGGGTTCGCCATCGGCCTCCGGTTACGACGGCGCTGTGATGACGCTGTTCTCGGTTGTCTTCGCGCTGCTCTGGCTCTCGTCGCTCGAAATCTTTCAAACCCGCTCGACGCGCGTCATCGGTGGTGGCCTCGACGAATACCGTCGCGTGGCCCACGCGTCGTTCCAGACGTTCGGGATCATCGCGATCATCACGCTGCTGGCCAAGATCGAACTCGCCCGCGGGTACCTCGCCGTCGCGCTTCCGGTCGGCACGCTGGGATTGCTGGTCAGCCGCAACATGTGGCGCCGGTATGTCGGCCGCAAGCGCGCGCAGGGTGCTTACCAGACCAGAGTGCTGGCGATCGGGGACCGATCCGGTGTCGAGCACCTCGCCCGGGAACTGCTGCGTAACCCGAAAGACGGCTACGCCATGGTCGGCGTCTGCATTCCGGGATACGGACTGCCGCACGGCGAGACGCTCGAGGTCAGCGGCCAGGAGATCCCCATTCTCGGCGACGACACTCATGCGGCGGCCGGGATCTCCGCTTGTGGAGCGGACACCGTGGCGGTGGCCCGCACGGAGCAATTCGGGGAACAGCGCATCCGAGAACTGATGTGGCAGTTGGAAACCATGGATATCGACCTGGTGGTGTCGCCGGGGGTCATGGACGTCGCCAATGCACGATTGGCGCTGCGGCCTTACGCGGGCTTTCCGCTGCTGCACGTGGAAAAACCCCAATATGAAGAGACCAACCGCTTTCAGAAGCGAGCCTTCGACTTCTGTTTCGCGCTGGCCGCCATCGTCGTCACATTTCCGGTCATGCTCGTGTGCGCCGTCGCCATCAGGCTGACGAGCAAGGGGCCGGTCTTCTACCGAGCCGAGCGCATCGGCCTCGATGGCAAGCCATTCACGATGCTCAAATTCCGCACCATGGTCGACGGTGCCGACCAACAGGTCGAGGATCTGCTGGCGCGCAACGACAGCGCCGGGGGCGTGTTGTTCAAGATGCGCGAGGATCCCCGCATCACACGTGTCGGCAAGGTGCTGCGCAAGCTCAGCATCGATGAGTTGCCGCAATTCATCAACGTGCTCAAGCAGGACATGAGCGTCGTCGGCCCACGGCCGCCGCTGCGGCGCGAGGTGGACACCTATGACGTCGAAGCGCGGCGCCGGTTGCTGGTGAAGCCGGGCGTCACCGGATTGTGGCAAGTCAGCGGCCGTTCAGACCTTTCCTGGGAAGATTCGGTCCGGTTGGATCTGTCCTATGTCGATAACTGGTCGATGGCCGGCGATCTGATGATCGTCGCCAAGACCATCAAGGTCGTCCTGGTAGGCGACGGAGCCTACTGA
- a CDS encoding flippase, with product MTEPVVDPAVTPSVPLSKIAHAYAIQLICRALGMLASVVSVAMTARYLGPGPYGQLTIAVVFIGMWSSLADLGIGTVIVRRVTSGRGELERLVRVNSGLSVLYCLPLAAMAALTGLLIYHDRDVRVMLVVLSGQLLLMTMTTRFEPVFMATVKFSAVAISDVASRLGVLAAVCWLVAGHADVIWFAVIQLIPPVLQLLIQGTAAARHVSLRPIFAPRETVELLRESLPLMGVMVVALVYWRADGVLLSVLSTHSEVGVYGLAYTLAFNTEVLAIFFLKSSLSTATELFSRDVPAFAQFLGRSVELMYFMMVPVAVVGALLARPLIGLFGDQAFVARGTPTLALLLVAAGLRCIASTLGQGLFASHQQQFLFRVWIITLALNVVLNLVLAPRFGAVGAGIALVCTELFSVAAASWQLRRKSGYREPLAFVLRLLVPTAAGVAVVLLLPHLHVVVVLLLAAAVYLIVNLAIGPVKWSMLASLTGKKMPA from the coding sequence ATGACGGAACCGGTCGTCGACCCAGCGGTCACGCCGTCGGTGCCGCTGTCGAAAATTGCGCACGCCTACGCGATCCAGCTGATCTGCCGGGCGCTGGGAATGCTGGCGTCGGTCGTCTCGGTCGCGATGACCGCCCGCTACCTGGGTCCCGGACCGTACGGTCAGCTCACGATCGCGGTCGTCTTCATCGGGATGTGGTCCAGCCTGGCTGATCTCGGCATTGGGACCGTCATCGTCCGCCGGGTGACGTCCGGCCGGGGCGAGCTCGAGCGGCTCGTTCGGGTCAACAGCGGCCTGTCTGTGCTCTACTGCCTGCCACTCGCGGCGATGGCAGCGCTCACCGGATTGCTGATCTACCACGACCGTGACGTGCGCGTGATGCTCGTGGTGCTGTCCGGGCAGTTGCTGTTGATGACGATGACCACTCGGTTCGAGCCGGTCTTCATGGCCACGGTCAAGTTCTCCGCGGTGGCCATCTCCGACGTGGCCAGCCGGCTCGGCGTGCTGGCGGCGGTCTGCTGGCTGGTGGCCGGCCACGCCGACGTGATCTGGTTCGCGGTGATCCAGCTCATCCCGCCGGTCCTGCAGTTGCTGATCCAAGGAACCGCCGCGGCGCGACACGTTTCTCTGCGTCCCATCTTCGCGCCGCGGGAGACGGTGGAGTTGCTGCGGGAGAGCCTGCCGCTGATGGGCGTCATGGTGGTCGCCCTGGTGTACTGGCGCGCCGACGGCGTCCTGCTGTCGGTACTGAGCACTCATTCCGAGGTCGGCGTCTACGGGTTGGCCTACACGCTTGCGTTCAACACCGAGGTGCTGGCGATCTTCTTCCTCAAGTCCTCGCTGTCCACAGCCACCGAGCTCTTCTCCCGCGATGTCCCCGCGTTCGCCCAGTTCCTCGGCCGCAGCGTCGAATTGATGTACTTCATGATGGTGCCGGTCGCGGTGGTCGGCGCACTACTGGCCCGGCCGTTGATTGGCTTATTCGGTGACCAGGCCTTCGTCGCGCGCGGTACTCCTACCCTGGCACTGCTGTTGGTTGCGGCCGGATTGCGTTGCATCGCAAGCACTCTCGGACAGGGTCTGTTCGCCTCGCATCAACAACAGTTCTTGTTCCGGGTCTGGATCATCACCCTGGCACTTAACGTGGTGCTGAATCTTGTTCTGGCCCCGCGGTTCGGCGCTGTCGGTGCCGGTATCGCATTGGTGTGCACGGAGCTGTTCAGCGTGGCGGCCGCCAGCTGGCAACTGCGCCGCAAGTCCGGCTACCGCGAGCCGCTGGCATTCGTGCTGCGGCTGCTCGTGCCGACCGCGGCCGGCGTCGCGGTGGTGCTGTTACTCCCCCACCTGCACGTGGTGGTGGTGCTGCTGCTCGCGGCTGCCGTTTACCTGATCGTCAATCTGGCAATCGGGCCCGTGAAATGGTCAATGCTGGCCTCGCTCACCGGAAAAAAGATGCCGGCATGA
- a CDS encoding glycosyltransferase, translating into MTRVRDRAYLRRPTGDAAPLPSARSLAVLIVTDKNHGSLEKCLAGVAEQLPELPVYVYENSGDGSPGREELLVRHPAVHWVLGSARLGVGAAFNALVENAPSDADLLLLSPATQLRGPLTRTRELLRQSHVAAVSPMAHTSAATDRVPWDHAMRRPTLLRALVGAAGYSNALRRTPISARYPHQPTESDGVDGYIDSGCLAISRAAWNTIGGFDEEFFGYGADVDWQTRAHAAGWQILLADEIGFDTADPVADFGALETDAMPDLPDDEGRRDRDLTRTNTALVLEHRISVHHADVYLLGTTLLDRIQAPKRAARRAARRNRGNGLPTIVIVTNRLVFGGAERQKALLAAELVRRGYPVTIVCVQRFGPMIDEIPPSVRVVRQPWWAPVVDLPEGPAVLISGDTNTETGFGTLWRASGRQRRWLVAPHTPPEEHEPIYSRPLAAAMSRSDGFIVLAQRHWDMIAAHHRLTGRRFVAPNGVPFEGKPTQRVRPADAPVHLVMLSRIVEHKKPHLLVEALAGLTELPWELSIFGDGPDRAELEARTPAALRDRVHWRGWSPGPEHALAEADVMCLPSRLEAFPLVILEAMGRAIPVVSSAVCAVPEMLDFGKAGFLVDPVTVQGWRERLAKILADPAALPSVGLRGYERMRTHYTVEAMTDAYLDAIDAVL; encoded by the coding sequence ATGACCCGGGTAAGGGATCGGGCATATCTGAGACGCCCGACCGGTGATGCGGCGCCGCTGCCTTCCGCGCGGTCGCTCGCCGTGCTGATCGTGACCGACAAGAACCACGGCTCGTTAGAGAAATGTCTTGCCGGCGTCGCCGAGCAACTGCCCGAGCTGCCCGTCTATGTGTACGAGAACAGCGGTGATGGATCTCCCGGTCGCGAGGAGCTCCTGGTCCGGCACCCCGCGGTCCATTGGGTGCTGGGGTCGGCGCGGCTTGGCGTCGGTGCGGCGTTCAACGCACTGGTGGAGAATGCGCCGAGCGACGCGGACCTGCTGCTGTTGAGTCCCGCCACGCAGCTACGGGGACCGTTGACGCGCACCCGAGAGCTGCTTCGTCAGTCGCATGTGGCGGCGGTCTCGCCGATGGCGCATACCAGCGCTGCAACCGATCGGGTCCCATGGGACCACGCGATGCGCCGCCCCACGCTGCTGCGTGCCCTTGTTGGTGCCGCTGGATACTCGAATGCGCTACGCCGAACGCCGATTTCGGCCCGGTACCCGCACCAGCCCACCGAGTCGGACGGCGTCGACGGCTATATCGACAGCGGCTGCCTGGCGATCAGCCGCGCGGCGTGGAACACGATCGGCGGCTTCGACGAGGAGTTCTTCGGCTACGGCGCCGACGTCGATTGGCAGACGCGCGCCCACGCGGCGGGCTGGCAGATCCTGCTCGCCGATGAGATCGGCTTCGACACCGCCGATCCGGTGGCGGACTTCGGCGCGCTCGAGACAGACGCGATGCCCGACCTCCCCGACGACGAAGGCCGTCGCGACCGCGACTTGACGCGCACCAACACCGCGCTGGTCCTTGAGCACCGGATAAGCGTCCACCATGCGGACGTATACCTGCTCGGAACAACGCTTTTGGATCGGATACAGGCCCCGAAGCGAGCGGCCCGCCGGGCAGCGCGGCGCAACCGGGGCAACGGTCTGCCGACGATCGTGATCGTAACCAATCGTCTGGTGTTCGGCGGCGCCGAGCGGCAGAAGGCATTGCTGGCAGCCGAATTGGTTCGTCGCGGCTACCCGGTGACCATCGTGTGCGTACAACGGTTCGGCCCGATGATCGACGAAATTCCACCGAGCGTGCGGGTGGTACGCCAGCCCTGGTGGGCTCCGGTCGTCGACCTGCCCGAAGGTCCGGCGGTGTTGATCAGTGGCGACACCAACACCGAGACGGGCTTCGGCACACTATGGCGGGCCTCCGGCCGGCAGCGGCGCTGGCTGGTCGCCCCGCATACCCCTCCCGAGGAGCACGAGCCGATCTACTCGCGGCCACTAGCGGCCGCGATGTCGCGCTCGGACGGCTTTATCGTTCTGGCGCAACGACATTGGGATATGATCGCTGCACACCATCGGTTGACCGGGCGGCGCTTCGTGGCGCCCAACGGCGTCCCCTTCGAGGGAAAGCCGACCCAGCGGGTCCGCCCAGCGGATGCCCCGGTGCATTTGGTGATGCTTTCGCGGATCGTCGAGCACAAGAAGCCCCACCTCCTGGTCGAGGCACTCGCCGGCCTAACGGAATTGCCTTGGGAGTTATCGATATTCGGCGATGGTCCCGATCGAGCGGAACTCGAAGCCCGCACCCCCGCGGCGCTACGCGACCGGGTGCATTGGCGCGGCTGGTCACCCGGCCCCGAACATGCGCTGGCCGAGGCCGATGTGATGTGCCTGCCCAGCCGCCTGGAAGCGTTTCCGTTGGTGATCCTCGAGGCCATGGGGCGAGCCATACCGGTTGTGTCATCGGCGGTCTGCGCGGTTCCGGAAATGCTGGATTTCGGAAAGGCGGGCTTCCTCGTCGATCCCGTCACGGTGCAGGGCTGGCGAGAACGCTTGGCCAAGATACTGGCCGACCCGGCCGCGCTGCCCTCGGTCGGATTGCGTGGCTATGAGCGCATGCGCACGCACTACACCGTGGAAGCGATGACCGATGCCTACCTCGACGCGATAGATGCGGTCCTGTGA
- a CDS encoding polysaccharide biosynthesis tyrosine autokinase: protein MDFRTFARTLTVHWKLLVGALLACLAGAAAVTAFQTRAYESSATVLISFPGQTDPSQLYYGTQAAQDRLPSYAAIAGGRAIAARAVAHYDLPISAEALVSKTRVLYIPKSLMFTITVTDTDPNRAAALTKAMADEFVEVVGTLGVNPKGTLPPPPSADGQPAPQPQTIEAIPTRATVVEPATVPKHPISPVPTRNMGLGLVAGILLGVGVALTREATDHSVRDREKLERLCNLPTLAELPGRRGTAPRFGTDIAFDDAVRGLRARMLRAAGPGASRVVVTAPFGGEGTTTTALNLAKASAEAGEDVLLVEGDTRRPVIAGLLKVESGEGLASALANPEIAVEVVKATPIPKLFMLAPRAARRDTLPCSSYQPEVLDNVMQELSATFSRTIIDGPPVLATADSGMLAGAVHATVLVVRARRTTEEELADALTALNAAGARVIGTVLTDAKVARHTRAAAKAYRAKLGG, encoded by the coding sequence ATGGATTTCCGCACCTTTGCCCGGACGCTTACCGTCCACTGGAAGCTTTTGGTAGGCGCCCTGCTGGCCTGTCTCGCCGGCGCCGCGGCCGTCACGGCGTTTCAGACGAGGGCCTACGAGTCGTCGGCCACCGTCCTGATCTCCTTTCCCGGTCAGACCGACCCGTCGCAGCTGTACTACGGCACCCAGGCCGCACAGGATCGGCTGCCGTCGTACGCGGCGATTGCCGGTGGACGCGCCATTGCAGCGCGGGCGGTCGCGCATTACGACCTCCCGATCAGCGCCGAGGCCCTGGTCAGCAAGACTCGTGTCCTATACATCCCGAAGTCGTTGATGTTCACCATCACCGTCACCGACACCGATCCGAATCGGGCCGCGGCGCTGACGAAGGCGATGGCCGACGAGTTCGTCGAGGTCGTCGGGACGTTGGGCGTGAATCCGAAAGGGACGCTCCCGCCGCCGCCGAGCGCCGACGGCCAGCCTGCGCCGCAACCTCAGACGATCGAGGCAATCCCGACCCGGGCGACGGTGGTCGAGCCCGCCACCGTGCCGAAGCATCCGATCAGTCCCGTGCCCACGCGCAACATGGGTTTGGGACTGGTGGCGGGGATCCTCCTCGGCGTCGGAGTGGCCTTGACTCGTGAGGCCACCGACCACAGCGTGCGCGATCGCGAAAAGCTTGAGCGGCTCTGCAATCTGCCCACCCTGGCCGAGTTGCCGGGGCGGCGCGGCACCGCGCCGCGCTTCGGCACCGACATCGCTTTCGACGACGCGGTCCGCGGTCTGCGCGCACGGATGCTGCGTGCGGCCGGCCCCGGAGCGAGCCGGGTGGTGGTGACGGCGCCGTTCGGCGGCGAGGGCACCACGACCACAGCCCTGAACCTGGCCAAGGCATCCGCCGAAGCCGGCGAGGACGTGCTGCTGGTCGAGGGAGACACCCGTCGACCCGTGATCGCCGGTCTGCTGAAAGTCGAATCGGGCGAAGGCCTGGCCAGCGCACTGGCCAACCCTGAAATCGCGGTCGAGGTGGTCAAGGCGACCCCGATCCCGAAGCTGTTCATGCTGGCGCCGCGCGCTGCCCGCCGTGACACTCTGCCCTGCAGCTCGTACCAGCCGGAGGTGCTGGACAACGTGATGCAGGAACTGTCCGCGACCTTTTCCCGGACGATCATTGACGGCCCGCCGGTGCTGGCGACGGCCGACTCGGGCATGCTGGCCGGCGCCGTACACGCCACGGTGTTGGTTGTCCGGGCGCGGCGCACCACCGAGGAGGAACTCGCCGACGCCCTGACCGCGCTGAACGCGGCCGGGGCCCGGGTCATCGGCACGGTGCTGACCGACGCCAAAGTGGCGCGGCACACCAGGGCTGCCGCCAAGGCTTACCGGGCAAAACTCGGCGGATAG
- a CDS encoding O-antigen ligase family protein, with protein MIRYLQTRHRLLMAAMVLGVFLFFCFAFGVASVRDPYQGIVLVGAMFGLVVYWARPEAMVWIALFYTFGALPIGLYVGKVVGPTTIYVWHVVTLLAIFYLILLVRPRFSDYVPPGIFVLTVLFYTAVGFENGHSAEAILHEMTCLFEMVAGYMLALLIVHGDYIKGATQTLVATLWFSAVMAIVSSSLGLRLTGRFETISESTTGGSVTRLIIPTTAPAVAVLAALVAAQVLGRVRPATFWAMGVPSLIISLLAFSRGTLIAIAVAGVVAFLANPGWQALRRSATFAVSSMAIMAAMVPGALFLLQHSKAGAWLAHQFAGFSHRVLSGVTASSLAVDDSTKYRLIENADLTRAIAKAPIFGHGMGYAYRLAFGEDSGNDQFSFDSFTVLLGTTYAHNFYLWWLVKAGAVGMAIFAWFALRPVIRALRSTSKPAKIAGAVSVGLLALNIVGPNIEDTPDSVVFGMVLGAAMGLANMARTRPDETSDARPDDGSDVADAPTEPLPVLVGVLEEPARSAKHSPQSP; from the coding sequence ATGATCAGGTACCTGCAGACTCGCCATCGCCTGCTAATGGCCGCGATGGTCCTGGGGGTGTTCCTGTTTTTCTGTTTCGCCTTCGGCGTGGCGTCGGTTCGTGACCCTTATCAGGGGATCGTGCTCGTCGGCGCGATGTTCGGCCTGGTCGTGTACTGGGCCCGACCGGAGGCGATGGTATGGATCGCGCTGTTCTATACCTTCGGGGCGCTGCCCATCGGACTGTACGTCGGCAAGGTCGTCGGCCCGACCACGATCTATGTCTGGCACGTCGTGACGTTGTTGGCGATCTTCTATCTGATCCTGCTGGTGCGGCCGCGGTTCTCCGACTACGTGCCACCGGGCATCTTCGTCCTGACCGTGCTGTTTTATACCGCGGTCGGGTTCGAGAACGGACATTCCGCCGAGGCGATCCTGCACGAAATGACGTGTCTCTTCGAGATGGTCGCCGGGTACATGCTGGCGCTGTTGATCGTCCACGGCGACTACATCAAGGGAGCGACGCAGACACTCGTCGCGACGCTGTGGTTTTCGGCGGTCATGGCGATCGTGAGCTCGTCGCTGGGTCTGCGCCTGACCGGACGCTTCGAAACTATCAGCGAATCGACCACCGGCGGCTCGGTCACCCGGCTGATCATTCCCACCACCGCGCCAGCCGTCGCCGTGCTGGCCGCGCTGGTCGCCGCCCAGGTCCTCGGTCGGGTCCGGCCCGCGACGTTCTGGGCGATGGGCGTGCCCTCGTTGATCATCTCGCTGCTAGCCTTTTCCCGCGGCACGCTGATCGCGATCGCAGTGGCCGGCGTCGTCGCGTTCTTGGCCAACCCCGGCTGGCAGGCGCTGCGGCGCTCCGCCACCTTCGCCGTCAGCAGCATGGCGATCATGGCGGCCATGGTGCCGGGCGCACTCTTTCTATTGCAGCATTCGAAGGCCGGAGCATGGCTTGCCCATCAGTTCGCCGGCTTCAGTCACCGTGTCCTGAGCGGCGTCACGGCCAGTTCGCTCGCCGTGGACGACTCGACGAAATATCGGCTGATCGAAAACGCCGACCTCACCCGCGCGATCGCCAAGGCGCCGATCTTCGGCCACGGCATGGGCTACGCCTACCGACTGGCCTTCGGCGAGGACTCGGGCAACGACCAGTTCAGCTTCGACAGCTTCACCGTGCTGCTGGGTACCACCTACGCCCACAACTTCTATCTGTGGTGGCTCGTCAAGGCCGGGGCGGTCGGCATGGCGATCTTCGCCTGGTTTGCGCTCCGGCCGGTGATCCGGGCGCTGCGCAGTACGTCGAAGCCGGCCAAGATCGCCGGCGCGGTCAGCGTGGGCCTGCTCGCCTTGAACATTGTCGGGCCAAATATCGAGGACACCCCGGATTCCGTGGTGTTCGGTATGGTGCTGGGCGCCGCGATGGGCCTCGCCAATATGGCCCGCACACGGCCGGATGAAACCTCCGACGCGAGGCCCGACGACGGCTCAGACGTCGCCGATGCGCCGACGGAACCGCTCCCGGTGCTGGTAGGGGTCCTGGAAGAGCCGGCGCGGTCGGCCAAACACTCACCGCAATCTCCCTGA
- a CDS encoding WecB/TagA/CpsF family glycosyltransferase, protein MQAFSSSPISILDVIRVEDAGVRPEGGTGLTLPLRETRTDADERNIANDIINSITVVNTDEAADALIDKCLTSRTARIISFVNAHAFNMCDRDGAFADSLLQSDVILRDGIGMQLLFQKLNIDAGLNMNGTDLIPRLLDSAKGQTVGLLGTADPYLSNAVDQLKQAGHNVIVAQDGFQDKAAYLSLVEQYRPKVIVLGMGMPKQELIAAYLKENVTYNPLIINAGALIDFIGGKTKRAPRWVREVHMEWVFRLLSEPKRLFRRYVVGNAVFLSRFSSIRASYVPALNVPADLELEDLAG, encoded by the coding sequence ATGCAAGCTTTCAGTTCGTCACCGATTAGCATCCTCGACGTCATCCGCGTCGAAGACGCTGGCGTGCGACCCGAGGGCGGCACGGGCCTTACCCTCCCGCTGCGGGAGACCCGGACTGACGCAGACGAGCGCAATATCGCGAACGACATCATCAACAGCATCACCGTGGTCAACACCGACGAGGCCGCCGACGCGTTGATCGACAAGTGCCTCACTTCTCGGACCGCTCGCATCATCTCGTTCGTCAACGCGCACGCATTCAACATGTGCGACCGCGACGGCGCCTTCGCCGACAGCCTGCTGCAGTCGGACGTGATCCTCCGTGACGGCATCGGCATGCAGCTGCTCTTCCAGAAGCTGAACATCGACGCCGGGCTAAACATGAACGGCACCGACCTGATCCCGCGGCTGCTGGACAGCGCCAAGGGTCAGACCGTCGGCCTTCTTGGCACCGCGGACCCGTACCTGTCGAATGCTGTCGACCAGCTCAAGCAGGCGGGCCACAACGTGATCGTCGCCCAGGACGGATTTCAGGACAAGGCGGCCTACCTGTCGCTGGTCGAGCAGTACCGGCCGAAGGTCATCGTCCTCGGAATGGGCATGCCGAAGCAGGAACTGATCGCCGCGTACCTGAAGGAAAACGTTACCTACAACCCGCTGATCATCAACGCGGGTGCGCTGATCGACTTCATCGGCGGCAAGACCAAGCGGGCACCGCGCTGGGTGCGCGAGGTCCACATGGAGTGGGTGTTCCGTCTGCTCAGCGAGCCGAAAAGGCTGTTCCGCCGCTACGTCGTCGGCAACGCCGTCTTCTTGAGCCGGTTCAGCAGCATTCGTGCAAGCTACGTCCCCGCACTCAACGTTCCGGCCGACCTCGAACTGGAAGACCTCGCCGGCTAA